One Paraburkholderia flagellata genomic window carries:
- a CDS encoding AAA family ATPase: MAKTIELPSINRRVDLSAITEFAEEAGRLSEELREMMLAPRPRKMAPTFTSAQVAEMCGIDRIKLNNLLATREGLPQGVAQGSGRSRVFTLPEARTWVQQVSDIYQTPLHTGVRDADGKVILVANFKGGSTKTTTTMCLAQGLTLRGRKVLLIDLDPQASLTELCGLYAEKEVTEDSTVLPFIYDPHMEGGLLNFVQETYWDGLDVIPAHPTLFSAEFHIPGTVIKNPGFKFWDLLRQGVEVLRKQYDYIILDTAPSLSYLTINALMAADAMVMPLVPESLDFISSVSFWSLFSDLAHTIMERGDEKTYDFVSVLLSKVDYGKTSSAPVVRSWVQRTYKDWVNALEVPASSAMSNGALAMATVFDISKGDLADKTVARVRQPLTDYVQWIDDLYVEQWRAGK; this comes from the coding sequence ATGGCGAAGACTATCGAATTGCCGTCGATCAATCGACGTGTGGATCTTTCCGCGATCACTGAATTTGCCGAAGAGGCCGGTCGTCTATCTGAAGAGCTTCGGGAGATGATGCTGGCGCCGCGGCCGCGAAAGATGGCGCCCACATTTACGTCCGCTCAGGTCGCAGAGATGTGCGGCATTGATCGCATCAAACTGAACAACCTGCTTGCCACCCGCGAGGGTCTCCCGCAAGGCGTGGCACAAGGGTCCGGGCGAAGCCGGGTCTTCACCCTGCCGGAAGCGAGAACCTGGGTCCAGCAGGTTTCCGATATTTATCAGACACCGCTCCATACTGGCGTACGCGACGCTGACGGCAAGGTAATACTCGTTGCCAACTTCAAGGGCGGGTCGACGAAAACGACGACGACGATGTGTCTCGCCCAAGGCCTGACCTTGCGTGGCCGCAAGGTCTTGCTGATCGACCTGGATCCGCAAGCGTCGTTGACGGAACTCTGCGGCCTGTATGCCGAGAAGGAGGTGACCGAGGATAGCACGGTCCTGCCGTTCATCTACGACCCGCACATGGAAGGTGGCCTGCTGAATTTCGTGCAGGAAACCTACTGGGACGGGCTCGACGTCATTCCCGCGCATCCCACACTTTTTTCGGCGGAGTTCCATATTCCGGGTACCGTGATCAAGAACCCGGGGTTCAAGTTCTGGGACTTGCTGCGTCAAGGTGTGGAAGTGCTGCGCAAGCAATACGACTACATCATTCTGGATACGGCGCCGTCGCTGTCCTATCTCACAATCAATGCGCTTATGGCCGCCGATGCGATGGTCATGCCGCTTGTGCCAGAGAGCCTGGACTTCATCAGTTCGGTGTCGTTCTGGAGCCTGTTTTCCGACCTCGCGCACACGATCATGGAACGCGGTGACGAGAAGACGTACGACTTCGTCTCCGTTCTGCTTTCGAAGGTGGACTACGGCAAAACGTCGTCGGCTCCGGTCGTGCGTTCCTGGGTGCAGCGGACCTACAAGGACTGGGTGAACGCGCTCGAGGTGCCGGCCAGTTCCGCAATGAGCAACGGCGCACTGGCTATGGCTACCGTGTTCGACATCAGCAAGGGCGATCTCGCGGACAAGACAGTGGCGCGCGTGCGCCAGCCGCTGACTGATTACGTGCAGTGGATCGACGATCTTTACGTAGAACAATGGAGGGCCGGCAAGTGA
- a CDS encoding ParB/RepB/Spo0J family partition protein translates to MSSFRDKMAAKTAELGSSSERPAAERPAAVAPVEPRRSSAFKTGPGMLGALAVAQQRIQELENTSDKLMLPVNAIQPNPWQPRKIFSDEGLASLAESIREVGLVEPIVVRRADNGYQLIAGERRLRAHALIQAQDIRASVIECSDQDMAVLALVENVGREDLTDYEIGQSLRRAEREFPTRKRMAEALGMSRKGLYRFLAFENLPDFIRRDLDLNPRLLGGSAADEVVSAIKKFGAAGLSAARELWPAVVGRTLDQGKLAAAIGAQAGRGESTESVSERSIEKIFSGKSHAGSITKDTNSFTVKLKTGVLSDAQETQIRELISQLFNVKPG, encoded by the coding sequence GTGAGTTCATTCCGCGACAAGATGGCGGCAAAGACCGCTGAGCTTGGCTCGTCTTCGGAGCGTCCTGCCGCCGAACGGCCGGCTGCTGTTGCTCCGGTGGAACCGCGGCGCAGCAGTGCGTTCAAGACCGGACCTGGCATGCTCGGCGCGTTGGCGGTGGCACAGCAGCGCATCCAGGAACTGGAGAACACGAGCGACAAGCTCATGCTTCCGGTGAACGCGATTCAGCCGAACCCATGGCAGCCTCGCAAGATTTTCAGCGACGAGGGCCTTGCATCGCTCGCCGAATCGATCCGTGAAGTCGGGCTCGTCGAGCCGATCGTCGTTCGCCGTGCGGACAACGGCTATCAGCTCATTGCCGGCGAACGACGGCTGCGCGCACACGCCCTGATTCAGGCGCAGGACATTCGTGCCTCCGTGATCGAGTGCTCCGACCAGGACATGGCCGTGCTCGCGCTGGTCGAAAACGTCGGTCGCGAAGACCTCACTGATTATGAGATTGGGCAATCGCTACGCCGCGCCGAGCGGGAGTTTCCCACTCGCAAGCGCATGGCAGAGGCGCTGGGTATGTCGCGCAAAGGCTTGTACCGCTTTCTGGCCTTTGAGAATCTGCCGGATTTCATTCGACGCGATCTTGATTTGAATCCCCGACTGCTGGGCGGATCGGCTGCAGATGAGGTTGTCTCGGCGATCAAGAAGTTCGGCGCGGCAGGGCTTTCGGCGGCGCGTGAGTTGTGGCCGGCCGTAGTCGGCCGGACGCTGGATCAGGGCAAGCTGGCCGCGGCGATTGGTGCGCAAGCCGGCCGGGGTGAATCGACCGAAAGCGTGTCCGAACGCAGCATCGAGAAGATCTTTTCGGGCAAGAGCCACGCCGGAAGCATTACCAAAGATACGAATAGCTTTACGGTGAAGCTCAAGACGGGCGTGTTGTCGGATGCCCAGGAGACGCAAATCCGCGAGCTGATTAGCCAGTTGTTCAACGTAAAGCCAGGCTGA
- a CDS encoding metallophosphoesterase family protein, translating into MKFIHAADLHLDSPLHGLSAYPDAPAAQLRSATREALRLLVDRAIEEEVAFVVIAGDLYDGDWKDHNTGIFFGQQMGRLRKAGIRVFALWGNHDAESEMTRKLTLPDNVVVFSHRKPETHVLDDIKVALHGQSFKDKAVVENLTVGYPAPVSGYYNIGVLHTALEGYTAHATYAPCTRSELHAKGYDYWALGHVHEFQQWSEQSTIVFPGNLQGRHIRETGRRGAVLVSVESGRTAVERLYLDVLRWESVRVDASDCESVADLSRKIGAALETLLSVDAHVPRAVRVTVTGKSPAHGLFFGRATQLRAEVLNQIGIIGNDKLWLEKVKLETGPADKAAAQNEQIEALADLKQILEAATQDPEFLALLERDLRAFVGKVRSEVKEDAPLLELARDGKLAALVEQVGPALLARLSTGE; encoded by the coding sequence GTGAAGTTCATTCATGCGGCAGACCTACACCTCGACAGCCCGCTACATGGTCTGAGCGCCTATCCCGACGCGCCAGCCGCTCAATTGCGCAGTGCCACGCGCGAGGCGTTGCGCTTGCTCGTCGATCGCGCCATTGAAGAAGAGGTCGCGTTCGTCGTCATTGCCGGCGATCTCTACGACGGCGACTGGAAGGACCACAACACCGGCATTTTCTTCGGCCAGCAGATGGGACGTCTGCGCAAGGCCGGCATCCGCGTCTTTGCCCTGTGGGGCAATCACGACGCGGAAAGCGAAATGACCAGGAAGCTCACATTGCCCGACAACGTGGTGGTGTTCAGTCATCGCAAGCCTGAAACCCATGTGCTCGACGACATCAAGGTCGCGCTGCACGGACAGAGCTTCAAGGACAAGGCCGTAGTCGAAAATCTCACCGTGGGCTACCCGGCGCCGGTTTCCGGTTACTACAACATCGGTGTGCTCCACACCGCGCTCGAAGGCTATACCGCGCATGCAACCTACGCGCCGTGCACGCGTTCCGAATTACACGCGAAGGGCTACGACTATTGGGCGCTTGGTCACGTCCACGAATTTCAGCAGTGGTCGGAACAATCGACGATCGTATTTCCGGGCAATCTCCAGGGGCGCCACATCCGCGAAACCGGCCGCCGCGGCGCAGTGCTCGTGAGTGTCGAAAGCGGCCGCACGGCGGTCGAGCGTCTCTACCTCGACGTGCTGCGCTGGGAATCGGTGCGTGTCGATGCGAGCGACTGCGAAAGCGTGGCGGATCTGTCGCGCAAGATTGGCGCTGCGCTCGAAACGCTGCTATCCGTCGACGCGCACGTGCCGCGCGCGGTGCGCGTGACGGTGACGGGAAAGTCGCCGGCGCATGGACTGTTTTTCGGGCGCGCCACGCAATTGCGTGCCGAAGTGCTCAATCAGATCGGCATTATCGGCAATGACAAGCTGTGGCTGGAAAAGGTCAAGCTCGAAACCGGCCCAGCCGATAAGGCCGCCGCACAGAACGAACAGATCGAAGCGCTCGCGGATCTCAAACAGATACTCGAAGCCGCGACGCAAGACCCCGAATTCCTTGCGCTGCTCGAACGCGATTTGCGCGCGTTCGTCGGCAAGGTGCGCAGCGAAGTGAAAGAAGACGCCCCGCTGCTCGAACTCGCCCGCGACGGCAAACTCGCGGCGCTGGTGGAGCAGGTCGGTCCCGCGCTGCTCGCGCGCCTTTCCACGGGAGAATGA
- a CDS encoding ATP-binding protein — MRLKQLDLIKYGKFTETTLPFPHAAHDFHVIVGPNEAGKSTVRTAVSELLFGMRLQTPLDFLHGTPELRIGGVLENGAAEQRFHRARGRNSLRTPQDDKLPDDFLAAFLDGASKEFFEQMFGLDHARLIEGGRSILDASDKLGQVLFESAAGVGSLGPVREELENRAAELWAPRRSGSAYAQAETSFAEATNELKAAQVRTRDWVEKKDALETVEQAIERLRAEQRGLESQRSKLERVRRLAPYIEELSLKQNELAALGEVVDLPPTAYADLLKAQADIAAERKVQEARQVDLADKQALHDAIEPDRAALALAAEIDALDALRGECVNHPRELLVRETEIRNHLDAAFSAAAQLGWPGDETALRAALPGALVLKTVTNLLRDHGLREHALTTSREVHAEQTRKLAQLQEQLARMHGIDVPHALRAALDDAHEFRNSVTKESALERELADAQRTVEEKRQLLGQWSKPVQALRALDLPSATRLAALQKEESERVSAVAVAREAAAAAQEDIERFELQEKHFTQGNKVVTTAEVQAARTRRDSAWDEVKEARVSLADGAPAVDDAMRLADELVDAQLGTSQAAATLQNLRQQVETARANAQRKLAVLSDRERELEAFRNTWTQIANDAQVPGMPLADMGAWLANREAALNAQSESDRRASELEARRAARIAAHAALLETLRPVAQANEDDALTTLIGVAETVVQSAQKSAVQREGLEAQIRDVERASESAQSRLTIEQDAYTKWQTQWHEALTQANLGTRAATLAAAEGAVELANAISAAFSDAEAPRNRIRTIRAQLETLESDARRLAQTLAPEWPASNDGIDVARQLAARLATARETAKSLAQADTDVQTARTRVADAAAAVAGAQARIEPILKLAGVNEIDAALPLAARSDARRALSNAISAARDTLVREGDGLAQEAIAAEIAEQPITEVPALLATVNQQREAGNRALSECLQQQVSARQAFDAINGQANAALAEAKRQEALSAMGEAAEQYLEAATASRLLKWATDRYRDQKQGPMLRRAGEIFSGLTLGEFARLVVDNERNPPALHARRSTGKTVEVSGMSEGTRDQLFLALRIAALELQLASKAALPFVADDLFINFDDERAKAGFAALRNLSAKTQVLFLTHHDHLLPLIREIFGAQVNVVELQRTPVVA, encoded by the coding sequence GTGCGCCTCAAGCAACTCGATTTGATCAAATACGGCAAGTTCACCGAAACGACCTTGCCGTTTCCCCACGCGGCACACGATTTCCACGTCATTGTGGGGCCGAACGAAGCGGGCAAGTCCACGGTGCGGACCGCCGTGTCGGAGCTGTTGTTCGGCATGCGCTTGCAAACGCCGCTCGACTTCCTCCATGGCACGCCGGAATTGCGTATCGGCGGTGTGCTGGAAAACGGTGCGGCCGAGCAGCGCTTTCATCGCGCGCGCGGACGCAATTCGCTGCGCACCCCGCAGGACGACAAACTGCCCGACGATTTTCTCGCCGCGTTTCTCGACGGCGCGAGCAAGGAATTCTTCGAGCAGATGTTCGGCCTCGATCATGCGCGGCTCATTGAAGGCGGCCGCAGCATACTCGACGCATCGGACAAGCTCGGTCAGGTGTTGTTCGAATCCGCGGCGGGCGTGGGGAGCCTCGGGCCCGTGCGCGAGGAACTGGAGAATCGCGCGGCCGAACTCTGGGCGCCGCGACGCAGCGGCAGTGCGTATGCACAGGCGGAAACATCGTTCGCTGAGGCAACGAACGAGCTGAAGGCAGCGCAGGTGCGCACGCGCGATTGGGTCGAGAAAAAGGACGCGCTTGAAACGGTCGAACAGGCTATCGAGCGTTTGCGCGCCGAACAGCGCGGTCTCGAATCGCAGCGCTCGAAGCTCGAGCGCGTGCGCCGCCTCGCTCCCTATATAGAAGAGCTTTCGCTCAAGCAGAACGAGTTGGCCGCATTGGGCGAGGTCGTCGATTTACCGCCCACCGCCTATGCCGATCTGTTGAAGGCGCAGGCTGACATCGCGGCTGAACGCAAAGTGCAGGAAGCGCGTCAGGTTGATCTGGCCGACAAGCAAGCGTTGCATGACGCGATCGAGCCCGATCGCGCGGCACTGGCGCTGGCCGCCGAAATCGACGCGCTCGACGCGCTGCGCGGCGAATGCGTCAATCATCCGCGCGAATTGCTGGTGCGTGAAACCGAAATCCGGAATCATCTCGATGCCGCATTCTCCGCTGCGGCCCAGCTTGGCTGGCCGGGCGACGAAACCGCATTGCGCGCCGCGCTGCCCGGTGCACTTGTGTTGAAGACGGTGACGAACCTGCTGCGCGATCATGGTCTGCGCGAGCACGCGCTCACGACGTCGCGCGAGGTGCACGCCGAACAGACGCGCAAGCTCGCACAATTGCAGGAGCAGCTTGCGCGCATGCACGGCATCGACGTGCCGCATGCGTTGCGCGCCGCGCTCGACGACGCGCACGAATTCCGCAACAGCGTGACGAAGGAAAGCGCGCTCGAGCGCGAACTGGCGGACGCGCAACGCACGGTCGAAGAGAAACGCCAATTGCTGGGCCAATGGAGCAAGCCGGTGCAAGCGTTACGCGCCCTCGACCTGCCATCGGCCACACGCCTGGCTGCGCTGCAAAAGGAAGAAAGCGAGCGCGTGAGCGCGGTGGCCGTTGCGCGAGAAGCGGCAGCGGCCGCGCAAGAGGATATCGAGCGCTTCGAATTGCAGGAGAAGCATTTCACGCAGGGCAACAAGGTTGTCACGACTGCGGAAGTCCAGGCGGCGCGCACGCGCCGCGATAGCGCGTGGGACGAGGTCAAGGAGGCGCGCGTCAGTCTCGCGGATGGCGCTCCCGCCGTAGACGACGCGATGCGCCTGGCCGACGAACTCGTCGATGCGCAACTCGGCACGTCGCAGGCGGCGGCCACGTTGCAGAATCTGCGTCAGCAAGTTGAAACAGCGCGCGCAAATGCGCAGCGCAAGCTTGCGGTTTTAAGCGATCGCGAGCGCGAACTCGAAGCCTTTCGTAATACCTGGACGCAGATAGCAAATGACGCGCAAGTGCCTGGCATGCCGCTCGCGGATATGGGCGCGTGGCTTGCGAATCGCGAAGCGGCGCTAAATGCACAGAGCGAAAGCGACCGCCGCGCGAGCGAGCTTGAGGCGCGTCGGGCGGCGCGCATCGCGGCGCATGCCGCGCTACTCGAAACGTTGCGGCCGGTGGCGCAGGCAAACGAAGACGATGCGCTGACGACATTGATTGGCGTGGCTGAAACAGTCGTGCAGTCGGCGCAAAAGAGCGCCGTGCAGCGCGAGGGTCTGGAAGCGCAGATTCGCGATGTTGAACGCGCGAGCGAATCCGCGCAATCCAGATTGACGATTGAGCAGGACGCCTATACAAAGTGGCAGACGCAGTGGCACGAGGCGCTCACGCAAGCGAATCTCGGCACGCGCGCTGCGACGCTCGCGGCGGCGGAAGGCGCCGTCGAACTCGCGAATGCCATTTCGGCCGCTTTTTCGGATGCCGAAGCACCCCGCAACCGCATTCGCACGATCCGCGCACAACTAGAGACGCTGGAATCCGACGCGCGACGCCTCGCCCAGACGCTCGCACCCGAATGGCCTGCGTCGAACGATGGGATCGACGTGGCGCGCCAACTCGCGGCGCGACTCGCGACCGCGCGCGAAACCGCGAAATCCCTCGCCCAGGCCGATACCGACGTGCAAACCGCCCGCACCCGCGTAGCCGATGCCGCAGCGGCGGTGGCGGGCGCACAGGCGCGCATCGAGCCCATCCTGAAGCTCGCGGGCGTGAACGAAATCGACGCGGCGTTGCCGCTCGCCGCGCGCTCCGACGCGCGCCGCGCGTTGTCGAATGCGATCTCGGCGGCGCGGGATACGCTTGTGCGCGAAGGCGACGGACTTGCGCAGGAGGCCATCGCCGCGGAGATCGCGGAGCAGCCCATTACCGAGGTGCCAGCGCTGCTCGCGACGGTGAACCAGCAACGTGAAGCGGGCAACCGCGCATTGAGCGAGTGCCTACAGCAACAGGTGAGCGCCAGGCAGGCATTCGACGCGATCAACGGCCAGGCCAATGCCGCGCTCGCGGAGGCGAAGCGCCAGGAAGCCCTCAGCGCCATGGGCGAAGCCGCGGAGCAATATCTCGAAGCCGCGACCGCGAGCCGCCTGCTCAAATGGGCAACGGATCGTTATCGCGATCAGAAGCAAGGGCCGATGCTGCGTCGCGCGGGGGAAATATTCAGCGGACTCACGCTTGGTGAATTCGCGCGGCTCGTAGTCGATAACGAACGCAATCCGCCCGCGTTGCATGCGCGGCGAAGCACCGGCAAAACCGTGGAAGTGAGTGGAATGAGCGAAGGCACGCGCGACCAGCTTTTTCTCGCGCTGCGTATCGCGGCGCTCGAATTGCAGCTGGCGAGCAAGGCGGCGCTGCCCTTCGTTGCCGACGATCTGTTCATCAATTTCGACGACGAGCGCGCAAAGGCCGGTTTTGCGGCATTACGGAATCTCTCCGCGAAAACTCAGGTGTTGTTTCTCACGCACCACGATCACCTTTTACCGTTGATTCGCGAGATATTTGGCGCGCAGGTCAATGTTGTCGAATTGCAGCGCACGCCTGTCGTCGCGTAG
- a CDS encoding H-NS histone family protein → MARHGLSVADIERFIGKKRGRKPGKGAKAAGAKRTVAAKYADPKTGATWTGRGRAPAWIRDVKDRSKFLIDGSAAKPAAKAARKPRVNAAAAKKTVAKRAKAANAKKAARKTA, encoded by the coding sequence ATGGCCAGGCACGGCCTGAGTGTGGCCGACATCGAACGCTTCATCGGCAAGAAGCGTGGCCGCAAACCCGGCAAAGGTGCCAAAGCCGCAGGCGCGAAGCGCACCGTCGCGGCCAAATACGCCGATCCGAAAACGGGCGCAACGTGGACCGGCCGTGGCCGTGCGCCGGCGTGGATTCGCGACGTGAAAGACCGTTCGAAATTCCTGATCGATGGCAGCGCGGCAAAACCTGCTGCCAAAGCCGCGCGGAAACCGCGCGTCAATGCGGCGGCGGCGAAGAAGACCGTTGCAAAGCGCGCCAAGGCAGCAAACGCGAAGAAAGCTGCAAGGAAAACCGCATAA
- a CDS encoding sulfite exporter TauE/SafE family protein, producing the protein MSGLSFSSGLLAPHLQSLDALQLLGIAVALVLGGMVKGVTGIGVPLVAMPIVTYFLPVKEAVLLLSMPIILGNIPQALEGGEMLPTVRNIAAPLIGTVIGNVIGVSVLIALEPHHAQAASGVALIVAAVLLLVSPRFKLAPALARPVGFALGFGAALMESIAAVPGPLLAMYLIASGATGRAFTKQIAIILVVSVITLITTFSHGAHANLVDLAISAAASVPAIAGMLIIRPLRDNLHPLAFRVVVLVCVLAAAVQMIVKSHVLF; encoded by the coding sequence ATGTCCGGCCTTTCTTTTTCCTCGGGCCTTCTCGCGCCCCATTTGCAGTCGCTCGACGCACTTCAATTGCTCGGCATTGCGGTTGCGCTTGTGCTGGGCGGTATGGTGAAGGGCGTGACGGGCATCGGCGTGCCGCTCGTGGCGATGCCCATCGTCACGTATTTTTTGCCGGTCAAGGAAGCGGTGCTGCTGCTCTCCATGCCGATCATTCTCGGCAATATTCCGCAGGCGCTGGAGGGGGGCGAAATGCTGCCTACCGTGCGCAATATCGCGGCGCCACTAATTGGCACCGTGATCGGCAATGTGATTGGGGTGTCGGTGCTGATCGCGCTCGAGCCGCATCACGCACAGGCGGCTTCGGGCGTGGCGTTGATCGTGGCGGCGGTGCTTCTGCTCGTCTCGCCGCGCTTCAAACTTGCGCCTGCGCTCGCGAGGCCAGTGGGTTTCGCGCTCGGTTTCGGGGCGGCGCTCATGGAGAGTATTGCTGCCGTGCCGGGGCCATTACTCGCCATGTATCTGATCGCGTCGGGCGCCACGGGCCGCGCTTTCACGAAGCAAATCGCAATTATTCTCGTCGTTTCAGTCATCACGCTCATCACGACGTTCAGCCACGGCGCGCACGCCAATCTCGTCGATCTCGCGATTTCGGCGGCGGCCAGCGTGCCCGCCATCGCGGGCATGCTGATTATTCGACCCTTGCGCGACAACTTGCATCCGCTGGCGTTTCGCGTTGTCGTGCTCGTATGCGTGCTGGCCGCGGCCGTGCAAATGATCGTCAAATCACACGTGCTGTTTTGA
- a CDS encoding MFS transporter: protein MVILLSLGGVFEFYDLFFTGYVAPGMVHSGLFTPESLGFFSALGPLKVAGFGTFVFSTFAGLWVGALAFGQVADRFGRRIIFTWSLIWYIVCTAIMAFQTSGQALNIWRFIAGIGIGIELVTIDTYISELIPSGERGRAYAVNQFITFSVVPVVAFLAYILKDSHPIGLDYWRVVILIGSVGAVVVWFLRRSIPESPRWLARNGREDEAERIVADIERRVTAETGTALPPLGPIALEKAGRGSLGEVLRAPYLRRTVILSIFNMAQVIGFYGFAAWVPTLLIARGVHITQSLAYAFVIAIANPFGPLIGVWFADKLERKTQIVGGLLIMAVVITLFAQATEPWVLIVLGVFFTLASNVMSYAYHGYQAELYPTRIRARAVGFVYSWSRIAAAFAGLAIGILLHHYGVPGVAVFIGASMLVGIVMILLGPVTRGLSLEAISH from the coding sequence ATGGTGATTCTGCTGTCGCTTGGCGGCGTATTCGAGTTTTACGACCTATTCTTCACAGGCTATGTCGCGCCCGGCATGGTGCATTCGGGTCTTTTCACGCCGGAATCGCTCGGATTCTTTTCCGCACTCGGGCCGCTCAAGGTGGCCGGCTTCGGCACCTTCGTGTTCTCGACTTTCGCCGGGCTGTGGGTCGGTGCGCTGGCGTTCGGTCAGGTGGCCGACCGCTTCGGGCGACGCATCATCTTCACGTGGTCGCTGATCTGGTACATCGTCTGTACGGCCATCATGGCGTTCCAGACGAGCGGCCAGGCACTCAATATCTGGCGCTTCATTGCCGGCATCGGCATTGGCATCGAACTCGTGACCATCGACACGTATATTTCCGAGCTGATCCCGAGCGGCGAGCGCGGCCGTGCCTATGCGGTCAATCAGTTCATCACATTCAGCGTGGTGCCCGTGGTCGCGTTTCTCGCCTATATCCTCAAGGACTCCCATCCGATTGGTCTCGACTACTGGCGAGTGGTGATCCTGATCGGCTCGGTCGGCGCAGTGGTGGTGTGGTTCCTGCGCCGTAGCATTCCCGAAAGCCCGCGCTGGCTTGCGCGCAATGGCCGCGAGGACGAAGCCGAACGGATCGTCGCCGACATCGAGCGTCGCGTCACCGCCGAAACGGGCACCGCTTTGCCGCCGCTCGGTCCGATCGCGCTTGAAAAGGCGGGGCGCGGCTCGCTTGGCGAAGTGCTGCGTGCGCCGTATTTGCGGCGCACGGTCATTCTGTCGATTTTCAATATGGCGCAGGTGATCGGCTTTTACGGCTTCGCCGCCTGGGTGCCGACGCTGCTGATCGCGCGCGGCGTTCACATCACGCAAAGTCTTGCGTACGCCTTTGTGATTGCCATCGCCAATCCGTTCGGACCGCTGATTGGCGTGTGGTTCGCGGACAAACTGGAGCGCAAGACGCAGATCGTCGGCGGCCTGCTCATCATGGCCGTCGTCATCACGCTATTCGCGCAAGCCACCGAGCCGTGGGTCCTGATCGTGCTGGGCGTCTTCTTCACGCTCGCTTCAAACGTGATGTCCTACGCCTATCACGGCTATCAGGCCGAGCTTTACCCTACGCGTATTCGCGCGCGCGCCGTCGGCTTCGTGTACTCGTGGAGCCGCATTGCCGCCGCGTTCGCGGGGCTCGCTATCGGCATCCTCCTCCATCATTACGGTGTGCCTGGCGTGGCGGTGTTCATCGGCGCTTCGATGCTCGTGGGTATCGTGATGATTCTGCTCGGGCCGGTTACGCGCGGACTCTCGCTCGAAGCGATCAGCCATTAA
- a CDS encoding sensor domain-containing diguanylate cyclase, which translates to MDGLLIGPATRRQALFASVCAFAILLTLALAAPRARDVLPGIAPFMPMCALTVFTTSSIAAFLLGARFAATRVAMLAALGGAYAFTAITVALQLLMFPGVFARTGLLGALPYSAAWMWVFWHGGFPAFVIVAELVRKRLPAPPFARERLDARGWLLIAAPAALAALLGVLVTHVDLASPFHDVESAARASAIADNLAGLAICALNLIAIAIVLLKGRLRLVLDLWIVVALLASLVDAALNSLSIERFTVGWYVARVFSMFAPGVLVCVLVWEVTALYRQLAEEHATLIRASARDALTRVYNRSYFDEQFRQAFERATRSGQPLSLVMFDVDHFKHYNDAFGHLHGDACLGAVAGALAGTLASTLREPGGFVARYGGEEFALVLPDAGADEAAALAERARGAVEQLGIPSPAAGGLVTVSAGCATRDAIVASSPNALIEAADAALYAAKHAGRNRVSHAGTSIA; encoded by the coding sequence ATGGACGGCTTGCTGATCGGACCGGCAACACGCAGACAGGCGCTCTTCGCCAGCGTATGCGCATTTGCGATTCTCCTCACGCTCGCGCTCGCGGCGCCACGTGCGCGTGACGTCTTGCCCGGTATCGCCCCGTTCATGCCGATGTGCGCGCTCACGGTGTTCACCACGTCGAGCATCGCGGCTTTCCTGCTCGGTGCGCGTTTCGCGGCTACGCGCGTGGCCATGCTCGCCGCGCTCGGCGGTGCCTATGCGTTCACGGCCATTACCGTCGCGTTGCAGTTGCTGATGTTTCCTGGCGTGTTTGCACGAACTGGCCTGCTCGGCGCGCTCCCGTACAGCGCCGCATGGATGTGGGTGTTCTGGCACGGCGGCTTTCCCGCGTTCGTCATCGTGGCCGAACTGGTGCGCAAGCGCCTGCCCGCCCCGCCGTTCGCCCGCGAACGTCTCGATGCCCGCGGCTGGCTGCTGATCGCGGCCCCTGCAGCGCTAGCCGCCCTGCTGGGCGTGCTCGTGACGCACGTCGATCTCGCATCGCCGTTTCACGACGTTGAGAGCGCCGCGCGAGCGTCGGCCATCGCGGACAATCTCGCGGGCCTTGCGATCTGCGCGCTCAACCTGATCGCCATTGCGATCGTGTTGCTCAAAGGCCGGCTGCGCCTCGTACTCGATTTGTGGATCGTGGTCGCGCTGCTCGCCTCGCTCGTCGACGCCGCACTCAATTCGCTCAGCATCGAGCGCTTCACGGTGGGCTGGTATGTCGCGCGCGTGTTCAGCATGTTCGCGCCTGGCGTGCTCGTGTGCGTGCTGGTGTGGGAAGTGACGGCGCTCTATCGCCAGCTCGCCGAAGAACACGCCACGCTGATCCGTGCTTCGGCGCGCGATGCGCTCACGCGCGTCTACAACCGCAGCTATTTCGACGAACAGTTCCGCCAGGCGTTCGAACGCGCCACGCGCAGCGGCCAGCCGCTCTCGCTCGTGATGTTCGACGTCGATCACTTCAAGCACTACAACGACGCCTTCGGCCATCTGCACGGCGACGCCTGCCTCGGCGCCGTAGCGGGCGCGCTCGCAGGCACGCTTGCGAGCACACTGCGCGAGCCGGGCGGTTTCGTCGCGCGCTATGGCGGCGAAGAATTCGCGCTGGTCCTGCCCGATGCCGGCGCGGATGAAGCCGCGGCGCTTGCCGAACGCGCCCGCGGCGCCGTCGAGCAACTTGGCATTCCCTCTCCCGCCGCAGGCGGCCTCGTCACGGTGAGCGCAGGCTGCGCCACGCGCGACGCGATCGTTGCGTCGTCCCCCAATGCGCTCATCGAAGCTGCCGATGCTGCGCTCTATGCCGCCAAACACGCCGGCCGCAACCGAGTGAGCCACGCGGGCACGAGCATCGCATAA